The DNA region GGCCTTTGTCGAGGCGGGCTTCGATGACGATGCCCTTCGCGGGACGGTCGGGGTTCGCCTTGAAGTCCTTGACGTCCGCGGTCAGAAGCAGCATTTCAAGCAGCGTGTCGAGGCCTTCTCTGGTCTTGGCGGAGACGGGCACGCAGATGTTTTCGCCGCCCCACTCCTCCGGCACGATGCCGTATTCGGTGAGCTCCTGTTTGACGCGCTCGGGATTCGCGCCCGGGCGGTCGATCTTGTTTATCGCGACGATGACGGAGACTCCCGCCGCCTTCGCGTGGTTTATCGCCTCGACGGTCTGCGGCATGACGCCGTCGTCCGCGGCGACGACGAGGATCGCTATATCCGTCGCCTGCGCGCCTCTCGCGCGCATCGCGGTGAACGCCTCGTGGCCGGGGGTGTCGAGGAAGGTTATCAGCCGGTCGTTGAGTTTGACCTGGTAGGCGCCGATGTGCTGGGTTATGCCGCCCGCTTCTCCGGCGGCGACGTCGGAGTGGCGGAAGGCGTCCAGCAGGGAAGTCTTGCCGTGGTCGACGTGTCCCATGACGACGACGACGGGCGGACGCGGAACGACGTTGCCTTCGGCTTCGTCCTCGCCCTCGGCGATGTGGAGGCGCTCTTCTATCGTGACGTGGACCTCGCGCTCGACCTTCGCGCCGAATTCGTCGGCGATGATCGCGGCGGTGTCGTAGTCGACGGTCTCGGTGACGTTCGCCATAACGCCGACGCTCATCAGCTTCTTGATGACCTCGGCGGCGGTCTTCTTCAGACGGGTGGCGAGCTCGCCGACGGTGATCTCGTCGGGGATGGTTATCTTGAGCTGCGCGTTGCGCGCCTTCTCGAAGGCGATGCGCTTCATCTTCTCCGCCTCGGTGTCCTTGCGGCTCAGCACGGGACGGCGGAAGCCCTGCTTCTTGCCGACCTTCTGCTTCTGGCGGGAGAGCTCCTTCTGACGCTCGGGTACGAGATTGTCGATGCGCTCGTCGTAGCGGGCGAGGTTGACGCCCACGAGGCCGGACTTCGTGTCGACGACGCGGACGGTCTGCGCTCCGCGGATGGGGCGCTCGCCCTTCGGCTTATCCTGCTTCTGCGGACGCGGCGGGATCGCGGCGCCCTGCTGCGCGGGCTTGCCCTCTTTCTGCTCGGGCTTCTGCTCCGGCTTCGCCTGCTTTTCGGCGGGCTTCTCCGGTTTCTTTTCCGGCTCGGCGGGCTTCTCCGGCTCCTTCGCGCGCGGCTCGTTGGCGGCGGCGAAGTAGGCGAGCAGCGCTTCCGGCTTCGGCTTGCGCGTATCGAGCACGGTCTGGAAGATGATATCCAGCTCGTCGAGCTCGAGGATCGCGCCCGACGCTCTCTCCGCGTTGAGCTTATCCTTGAGAATGGCGCTTATGTCCTTTGCCTGCATGTCGAGATCTTTCGCAAGATCGCCGAGCTTGTATTTATTTAACATACGCTTTCCTCCGTAACTTTCAGAATGGCGGCGGCAAGTCCCTTGTCCCTGACGCCTGCGACGGTAGTTGCTCCCGAGCCGACGGCCTTGCCGAGCGCGGCCTTGTCGAAGCCGCCCGTCAGCACGGGCACACCCGCTTCCTCGCAGGCGCGCTTCGCCTTTTCGGCGGTGCGCTCACCGTCCGAGGCGAACACCGCGAGCTTCAGTTTGTGACGCTTCAGCGCGGCGAGCGTCTTGTCGACGCCCAGCTCGGCGTTCCGCGAAACGACTGCGAGCCCGAGGTAATGAAGTATTCTTTCGTCAGCGGTCACTTTATCGCCTCCGTCAGCTCTTTTTCGAGCATATCATAAACCTCCGGCGGTATCTGCCTGTCGAACGCGCGTTCGAGCCGACGCGCTTTCCTTGCCTTCGCGAGGCAGGCGGGGTCGGCGCAGACGTATGCGCC from Clostridia bacterium includes:
- the infB gene encoding translation initiation factor IF-2, with product MLNKYKLGDLAKDLDMQAKDISAILKDKLNAERASGAILELDELDIIFQTVLDTRKPKPEALLAYFAAANEPRAKEPEKPAEPEKKPEKPAEKQAKPEQKPEQKEGKPAQQGAAIPPRPQKQDKPKGERPIRGAQTVRVVDTKSGLVGVNLARYDERIDNLVPERQKELSRQKQKVGKKQGFRRPVLSRKDTEAEKMKRIAFEKARNAQLKITIPDEITVGELATRLKKTAAEVIKKLMSVGVMANVTETVDYDTAAIIADEFGAKVEREVHVTIEERLHIAEGEDEAEGNVVPRPPVVVVMGHVDHGKTSLLDAFRHSDVAAGEAGGITQHIGAYQVKLNDRLITFLDTPGHEAFTAMRARGAQATDIAILVVAADDGVMPQTVEAINHAKAAGVSVIVAINKIDRPGANPERVKQELTEYGIVPEEWGGENICVPVSAKTREGLDTLLEMLLLTADVKDFKANPDRPAKGIVIEARLDKGRGPVATLLVQNGTLRAGDIIIAGKSVGRVRALTNDRGATIEEAGPSTPVEITGLAEVPETGDVFNVVADESLARKLVEQRRVEEREHQSKNAGNVTLEDLFSRIQEGMLKDLNIIVKADVQGSVEAVSASLQKISNEEVRVNIIHGGVGAVNESDVMLASASNAIIVGFNVRPDATAAETAKANSVDIRLYRVIYQCIEEIEAAMKGMMAPKFREVVGGHAEVRQTFKVSKLGVIAGCYVTDGTIVRGSKIRVLRDNVVVAEDEMDSLRRVKDDVKEVKSGFECGIKLEKFNDIKEGDVLEAFTIEEYRE
- a CDS encoding ribosomal L7Ae/L30e/S12e/Gadd45 family protein; the protein is MTADERILHYLGLAVVSRNAELGVDKTLAALKRHKLKLAVFASDGERTAEKAKRACEEAGVPVLTGGFDKAALGKAVGSGATTVAGVRDKGLAAAILKVTEESVC
- a CDS encoding YlxR family protein; translation: MRKCVGCGESKPKRDLLRVVSPKDAEVFLDATGKAAGRGAYVCADPACLAKARKARRLERAFDRQIPPEVYDMLEKELTEAIK